Proteins from one Microbacterium faecale genomic window:
- a CDS encoding type I restriction-modification system subunit M: MALKKSDLYSSLWASADQLRGGMDASQYKDYVLTLLFMKYVTDKAKSDPDSLIEVPEGGSFDDMFAAKGDKEIGDRFNKIIGKLAEANDLRNVIDQADFNDPEKLGSGKEMQDRLSKLVTIFNDLDFSGSRAEGDDLLGDAYEYLMRHFATESGKSKGQFYTPAEVSRVVAKVVGIGRQTRQDETVYDAAAGSGSLLLKAAAEAPRGMTIYGQEKDNATWALSKMNMILHGNETAEIYKGDTITNPQLTNGTRLKTFDYVVMNPPFSVKSWSNGLEEDYGRFEYGKPPEKNGDYAFLLHALTSLKSEGKAAVILPHGVLFRGNAEGNIRRELLKRGFIKGVIGLPANLFYGTGIPACIVVLDKENAVGRAGVFMVDASKGFIKDGAKNRLRDQDIHRIVDTFNKQIEIDRYSRMVPMSEIADPKNDYNLNIPRYIDSSEPEDLQDLSAHLNGGIPNRDIEALQKYWDALPSLKDALFEPLREGYSSLKVELSEVQDYALHRSGLDSLRAQVAAIVDDWFAAHRGTLLNLTAETRPGDLITTLSDDLLERFKPVPLLNEYDAYQQLTTYWHDVMHDDLSLIMAELSAGGDWAKAAAPRPTIEDKERKLNETADLELGTGRKKTKYKMDLVPPSLIVGRYFADEQARVDEVNAELEAATVAVTEHAEEHGADEAPLAEATNDKGTYTKQLVSAVIREARASGDQEILDCAKAALELVNHEAVAKKAAKEAQAALDEQTLRKYGDLTDNEVKSIVLDDKWRAAIAVKIDGEVNALTLALVARIQQLGERYAVTVGSLAAQLERLEAKVSDHLAVMGVSS; the protein is encoded by the coding sequence ATGGCGCTCAAGAAGTCTGACCTCTACAGCTCGCTGTGGGCCAGCGCGGACCAGCTCCGCGGCGGCATGGACGCGAGTCAGTACAAGGACTACGTCCTGACGCTGCTCTTCATGAAGTACGTCACGGACAAGGCGAAGTCCGACCCGGACAGCCTCATCGAGGTGCCCGAGGGTGGTTCGTTCGACGACATGTTCGCCGCGAAGGGCGACAAGGAGATCGGCGACCGGTTCAACAAGATCATCGGCAAGCTCGCCGAAGCCAACGACCTGCGTAACGTCATCGACCAGGCCGACTTCAACGACCCCGAGAAGCTCGGCAGCGGCAAGGAGATGCAGGATCGCCTCTCCAAGCTGGTGACGATCTTCAACGATCTCGACTTCAGTGGCTCGCGAGCTGAGGGCGACGACCTGCTCGGGGACGCCTACGAGTACCTGATGCGTCACTTCGCGACGGAGTCGGGCAAGAGCAAGGGCCAGTTCTACACGCCCGCAGAGGTGTCGCGCGTCGTGGCGAAGGTTGTCGGCATTGGCCGCCAGACGCGTCAGGATGAGACGGTCTACGACGCCGCAGCCGGTTCCGGATCGCTCTTGCTCAAGGCGGCTGCTGAGGCGCCGCGCGGCATGACGATCTATGGCCAGGAGAAGGACAACGCCACGTGGGCGCTGTCCAAGATGAACATGATCCTCCACGGCAATGAGACCGCGGAGATCTACAAGGGTGACACGATCACCAACCCGCAGCTGACGAACGGGACGAGGCTCAAGACCTTCGACTACGTCGTCATGAACCCGCCGTTCTCCGTCAAGTCGTGGAGCAACGGGCTCGAGGAGGACTACGGGCGCTTCGAGTACGGCAAGCCTCCTGAGAAGAACGGTGACTACGCCTTCCTGCTCCACGCGCTGACGTCGCTGAAGTCCGAAGGCAAGGCAGCCGTCATCCTCCCGCACGGCGTGCTGTTCCGTGGCAACGCCGAAGGCAACATCCGCCGCGAGCTGCTCAAGCGTGGCTTCATCAAGGGCGTCATCGGTCTGCCGGCAAACCTCTTCTACGGCACGGGCATCCCTGCGTGCATCGTCGTGCTCGACAAGGAGAACGCCGTTGGCCGTGCGGGCGTGTTCATGGTCGACGCGTCGAAGGGGTTCATCAAGGACGGCGCCAAGAACCGCCTGCGCGACCAGGACATTCACCGCATCGTCGACACGTTCAACAAGCAGATCGAGATCGATCGCTACTCGCGCATGGTGCCGATGAGCGAGATCGCCGATCCGAAGAACGACTACAACCTCAACATCCCGCGCTACATCGACAGCTCGGAGCCCGAGGATCTGCAGGATCTCTCCGCGCACCTCAACGGCGGCATCCCGAACCGCGACATCGAAGCACTCCAGAAGTACTGGGATGCACTGCCGTCACTGAAGGACGCGCTCTTCGAGCCGCTCCGTGAGGGATACTCCAGCCTCAAGGTCGAATTGAGTGAGGTGCAGGACTACGCGCTTCACCGCAGCGGGCTCGACAGCCTCCGCGCACAGGTCGCTGCCATCGTCGACGATTGGTTCGCCGCCCACCGCGGCACGCTCCTGAATCTCACAGCCGAGACCAGGCCGGGCGACTTGATTACGACGCTAAGCGACGACCTGCTCGAACGCTTCAAGCCGGTTCCGCTCCTCAACGAGTACGACGCCTATCAGCAGCTCACGACCTATTGGCACGACGTCATGCACGACGACCTGAGCCTAATCATGGCGGAACTGAGCGCAGGCGGAGACTGGGCGAAAGCAGCGGCACCCCGCCCGACCATCGAGGACAAGGAGCGCAAGCTCAACGAGACCGCGGACCTCGAGCTCGGTACCGGTCGCAAGAAGACCAAGTACAAGATGGATCTCGTCCCGCCGTCACTCATCGTGGGGCGCTACTTCGCAGATGAGCAAGCGCGCGTCGATGAGGTGAACGCGGAGCTCGAAGCGGCGACGGTGGCGGTCACTGAGCACGCAGAGGAGCACGGCGCCGATGAAGCGCCGCTTGCCGAGGCGACGAACGACAAGGGTACGTACACGAAGCAGCTCGTCAGCGCGGTGATCCGGGAAGCCCGAGCGAGTGGAGACCAGGAGATTCTCGACTGCGCCAAAGCCGCTCTTGAGCTGGTGAATCATGAAGCTGTGGCGAAGAAGGCGGCGAAGGAAGCTCAGGCTGCGCTCGACGAGCAGACGCTCCGCAAGTACGGCGACCTGACGGACAACGAGGTCAAGTCGATCGTGCTCGACGACAAGTGGCGTGCCGCGATCGCGGTGAAGATCGACGGTGAGGTTAACGCGCTGACCCTCGCGCTCGTCGCTCGCATCCAACAGCTCGGAGAGCGGTACGCCGTAACCGTCGGCAGCCTTGCCGCTCAGTTGGAGCGGCTCGAGGCGAAGGTTTCTGACCATCTTGCTGTCATGGGGGTTTCGTCATGA
- a CDS encoding GmrSD restriction endonuclease domain-containing protein has translation MRTDVVKPQDVFYRPTRLVVPLFQRPYVWSRESQWQPLCEDIVRLIEVIDRHDQNATHFLGAIVIQQVPTSLGVLPTWNVIDGQQRLTTLQLFLNAMYSSFEYRGFSSLARRILPLTENSQDERTKDEDRYKVWPTNRDREGFAAVMSLPVAAQYSDIAHTRMRDAHEFFTGSITEWLGDGDDVERRAASLADSVMTRLEIASITLEANEDAQAIFETLNARGTPLSAADLIKNYVFQQMPEERTERAYLAYWADFETPWWEQTVTSGRVKNTRSSLFLWQWLTARTLEDFPIREVFTQFKHYVSTVAKDIGALLPQIKRAADRYRAVIEGSAREVGELSRIELFSYRVDALRTDVARPLLIWLDEPEQEAITDEDRNRILGTLESWFVRRALVKATSQGSNRTIVDLLRRVSSLPPDRVAQGVVDFLADIHSRTGYWPDDAEVRSVVSEVRAYWSYRQSIQRMIFEALEDVKRGYPDGRRFAMGPIVRGKATIEHLMPQKWRKSWFAELSDDEQAMRDHRIQQLGNLTIVTQSLNTRVSNGPWEQKRDHFLRSDDVLITKDAIDLAGETGWDEGAIERRTEQLIDQILVVWPAPHGHVGLTETRGNGSASNEVDVAQLVDAGWLEAGTRLVPGGSYFAEGIEAAIAQDGRIHVGETPHDTPSGAGRAVLGHGVNGWWYWALAGTERRLSHVRDEYLASVGDAKGVSDGDDDGRRI, from the coding sequence ATGAGGACCGACGTCGTCAAGCCGCAAGACGTGTTCTACCGTCCCACGCGTCTCGTGGTGCCGCTTTTCCAGCGCCCATATGTGTGGTCGCGGGAGTCGCAGTGGCAGCCGCTGTGCGAGGACATCGTTCGGCTTATCGAGGTGATCGATCGGCACGATCAGAACGCGACGCACTTCCTCGGTGCCATCGTCATCCAGCAGGTGCCGACTTCGTTGGGTGTTCTGCCAACGTGGAACGTCATCGATGGACAGCAGCGCCTGACGACCCTCCAGCTGTTCCTCAATGCGATGTACTCGTCCTTTGAATATCGCGGCTTTTCGAGCCTCGCCCGACGGATTCTGCCACTGACGGAGAACTCGCAAGACGAGCGCACAAAGGACGAGGACCGCTACAAGGTCTGGCCCACGAACCGCGACCGCGAGGGCTTCGCGGCAGTTATGTCGCTGCCGGTCGCGGCGCAGTACAGCGACATCGCGCACACACGGATGCGCGACGCGCACGAATTCTTCACCGGATCCATCACGGAGTGGCTCGGGGACGGCGACGACGTCGAACGGCGTGCGGCGTCCCTCGCGGATTCGGTGATGACTCGACTCGAGATAGCGAGCATCACCCTTGAGGCGAACGAAGACGCGCAGGCGATCTTCGAGACGCTCAACGCCCGCGGCACGCCCCTGTCGGCGGCCGACCTCATCAAGAACTACGTCTTCCAGCAGATGCCGGAGGAGCGAACCGAGCGCGCCTACCTCGCGTACTGGGCGGACTTCGAGACGCCGTGGTGGGAGCAGACGGTCACATCGGGGCGCGTGAAGAACACGCGTTCGTCGCTGTTCCTCTGGCAGTGGCTGACCGCCCGCACGCTCGAGGACTTTCCGATCCGCGAGGTGTTCACGCAGTTCAAGCACTATGTGAGCACGGTCGCGAAGGACATCGGCGCGCTGCTGCCGCAGATCAAGCGGGCGGCGGATCGCTATCGCGCGGTGATCGAGGGATCCGCGCGAGAGGTCGGCGAGCTGAGCCGCATCGAGCTGTTCAGCTACCGCGTCGACGCGCTGCGTACGGACGTCGCGCGCCCGTTGCTCATCTGGCTCGACGAGCCGGAGCAGGAGGCGATCACGGACGAGGATCGCAACCGGATCCTCGGGACCCTCGAGTCCTGGTTCGTGCGGCGGGCGCTGGTGAAGGCGACGTCGCAGGGATCCAACCGGACGATCGTCGACCTCCTCCGGCGCGTGAGCAGCCTTCCGCCGGATCGGGTGGCGCAGGGAGTCGTCGACTTCCTCGCAGACATCCACTCGCGCACGGGCTACTGGCCGGACGACGCCGAGGTGCGATCGGTCGTCAGCGAGGTGCGCGCCTACTGGTCGTACCGCCAGTCGATTCAACGGATGATCTTCGAGGCGCTCGAGGACGTCAAGCGCGGATACCCCGACGGGCGACGCTTCGCGATGGGCCCGATCGTGCGCGGCAAGGCCACGATCGAGCACCTCATGCCTCAGAAGTGGCGCAAGAGCTGGTTCGCCGAGCTGAGCGACGACGAGCAGGCCATGCGGGATCACCGGATCCAGCAGCTCGGCAACCTCACGATCGTCACTCAGTCGCTGAACACGCGCGTCTCGAACGGACCGTGGGAGCAGAAGAGGGATCACTTCCTGCGGTCCGACGACGTGCTCATCACGAAGGACGCGATCGATCTCGCCGGGGAGACCGGCTGGGACGAGGGCGCCATCGAGCGGCGCACGGAGCAGCTGATCGATCAGATCCTCGTCGTCTGGCCCGCGCCGCACGGGCACGTCGGGCTGACCGAGACGCGAGGCAACGGCTCGGCGTCGAACGAGGTCGATGTGGCACAGCTCGTCGACGCCGGATGGCTCGAGGCCGGGACGCGACTGGTGCCGGGCGGCAGCTACTTCGCGGAGGGCATCGAGGCGGCGATCGCGCAGGACGGGCGGATCCACGTCGGCGAGACGCCGCACGACACCCCCTCCGGCGCGGGCCGCGCGGTGCTCGGGCACGGCGTGAACGGCTGGTGGTACTGGGCGCTCGCCGGCACGGAACGACGGCTGTCGCACGTGCGGGATGAGTACCTCGCGAGCGTCGGGGACGCGAAAGGCGTGAGCGATGGCGACGACGACGGAAGAAGAATCTGA
- a CDS encoding restriction endonuclease subunit S — MTTDAPWRSARLDAIGTVITGSTPPTGVRSNYGRQHLFVSPADLGRSKYVRSTAKMLSAKGFGRSRRVPAGATLFVCIGSTIGKIGMADRELTTNQQINSVIPNAAVDAEYLYYASSTLSTLVREQAGEQAVPLVNKSQFSEFEILLPSLPEQRVIAGALADSDDLIATLERLIAKKQAIKQGIMQQLLTGKTRLPGFTGRWDEVALGESGAITGGGVDKTRNPTETAVVLLNYMDVYRAEFIDQGTATMHVTASAPKMAKCSVKAGDVFFTPTSETPDDIARSAVADADLPGVVYSYHLVRWRPGPGWDPSYLGYAFSTESFRAQASTLAAGSGTRYVVSMPGFRSLVVPKPAIDEQRAIGATLREVSIEINALNARLSKAQAVKTGMMQQLLTGRTRLPVNDVVAA, encoded by the coding sequence ATGACCACTGATGCTCCGTGGCGTAGCGCGCGGCTCGATGCGATTGGCACGGTCATTACTGGCAGCACGCCGCCGACCGGTGTCCGTTCGAACTACGGTCGGCAACATCTTTTCGTGAGTCCAGCCGATCTCGGACGTAGCAAGTATGTGCGGAGCACGGCCAAGATGCTCTCCGCTAAAGGATTCGGTCGGTCGCGTCGAGTTCCTGCCGGCGCAACCCTATTCGTGTGTATCGGTTCGACAATCGGAAAGATTGGGATGGCTGATCGTGAACTCACCACGAACCAGCAGATCAACTCGGTCATACCTAACGCTGCCGTTGATGCGGAGTATCTCTACTACGCGTCATCGACTCTGTCGACGTTGGTGCGTGAGCAGGCTGGTGAGCAAGCTGTCCCGCTCGTGAACAAGTCTCAGTTCTCGGAGTTTGAGATCCTGTTGCCGAGCCTGCCGGAGCAGCGGGTGATCGCCGGAGCCCTTGCGGATTCCGATGACCTGATCGCCACACTCGAGCGCCTCATCGCCAAGAAGCAGGCGATCAAGCAAGGCATCATGCAGCAGCTCCTCACCGGCAAGACTCGCCTCCCCGGCTTCACCGGTAGGTGGGACGAAGTCGCTCTCGGGGAATCGGGTGCGATCACAGGGGGAGGGGTCGATAAGACTCGCAACCCCACGGAGACGGCCGTGGTGTTACTGAACTATATGGACGTATACCGAGCTGAGTTCATTGATCAGGGGACGGCGACGATGCATGTGACAGCGTCGGCGCCGAAAATGGCGAAATGCTCCGTAAAGGCTGGAGACGTCTTTTTTACCCCTACATCAGAAACGCCGGACGACATTGCTCGCTCTGCCGTTGCTGACGCCGACTTGCCGGGCGTGGTGTACAGCTACCATCTTGTTCGTTGGCGGCCCGGGCCGGGTTGGGATCCGTCATACCTTGGGTACGCGTTCTCGACAGAGAGCTTTCGAGCTCAGGCCTCGACCCTCGCGGCTGGAAGTGGGACACGGTACGTCGTGAGCATGCCTGGCTTCCGAAGCCTGGTTGTACCGAAGCCCGCGATCGACGAGCAGCGGGCGATCGGTGCGACGCTCCGCGAAGTGAGCATCGAGATCAACGCGCTGAACGCTCGACTCAGTAAAGCCCAAGCAGTCAAGACGGGCATGATGCAGCAACTTCTGACTGGCCGCACCCGCCTGCCGGTGAATGACGTGGTCGCCGCGTGA